The Montipora capricornis isolate CH-2021 chromosome 3, ASM3666992v2, whole genome shotgun sequence genome window below encodes:
- the LOC138042541 gene encoding uncharacterized protein yields the protein MTTFGAINLAAHLFHLSQFNSLRKPTTVIRLLSGMASLPKRIKLGSDDASESTEPIIFFSRSRYPYCQLSNFYEVDIEMAEGVFPSVEHYFQGMKFIPEDRKRFMKDGDFDKEKDSKAANANVKTAKGRLAKSAGSKSGSAKFKLTLAADGLDQEVAKNRMKRALVKKFEKEPFKNILLETGKRKLIHIPSRGKTDFWTGRWDKKTGAIVGENTMGKLLMEVRDAMLEVQ from the coding sequence ATGACAACATTCGGTGCAATCAACTTGGCAGCACACTTATTTCATCTCTCCCAATTTAATTCACTCCGTAAACCAACAACCGTGATTAGGCTCTTGTCAGGTATGGCTTCACTTCCCAAACGCATTAAACTTGGCTCAGATGATGCCAGCGAAAGTACGGAACCAATAATCTTTTTTTCCCGCTCGAGGTATCCGTATTGCCAGTTGTCCAATTTTTACGAAGTGGATATTGAAATGGCAGAAGGTGTGTTCCCGTCGGTGGAACATTACTTCCAGGGTATGAAATTCATACCTGAGGACAGGAAACGATTTATGAAAGATGGAGATTTTGACAAGGAAAAGGATTCGAAAGCAGCAAATGCAAATGTTAAAACGGCTAAGGGACGGCTGGCCAAGTCAGCTGGGTCGAAATCCGGTTCTGCCAAGTTCAAGTTGACGTTAGCTGCCGACGGTTTAGATCAAGAAGTGGCAAAAAACAGAATGAAAAGGGCTTTGGTGAAAAAGTTTGAGAAAGAACCATTTAAAAACATTCTCTTGGAAACGGGAAAAAGGAAACTGATTCACATTCCATCTCGGGGTAAAACTGACTTTTGGACAGGAAGATGGGATAAGAAAACCGGTGCGATTGTTGGGGAGAATACAATGGGAAAACTACTGATGGAAGTGCGAGATGCTATGTTAGAAGTCCAGTGA